In Bradysia coprophila strain Holo2 unplaced genomic scaffold, BU_Bcop_v1 contig_24, whole genome shotgun sequence, one genomic interval encodes:
- the LOC119077741 gene encoding uncharacterized protein LOC119077741 has product MKSIFLTILFACLTGRVYTDEASDLKQRYQQVHLTCAARTLFNPAGIKYLMDLDFAAAQRIPNHDCFEKCVFKSIRTVTPTGIDNDKILAIAAIFQPQTVPQTQIQLAECASLYDPNNFDCAAAWRLYLCLQNAEDTLSLPKAPTAFLVRAAWDSV; this is encoded by the exons ATGAAATCCATTTttctaacaattttatttgcttgtCTGACTGGGCGTGTCTAC ACTGATGAAGCGTCTGATCTTAAGCAAAGATATCAGCAAGTTCATTTGACCTGTGCAGCCAGAACGCTTTTCAACCCGGCCGGTATTAAATATTTGATGGACCTAGATTTTGCTGCTGCCCAAAGAATACCAAATCATGactgttttgaaaaatgtgttttcaaaAGTATCCGTACCGTCACACCGACTGGGATAGacaatgacaaaattttgGCAATAGCTGCCATATTTCAACCACAGACTGTGCCACAAACTCAAATTCAGTTAGCTGAATGTGCCAGCTTGTACGATCCCAATAACTTTGACTGTGCGGCAGCCTGGCGATTATATCTTTGTCTGCAGAATGCTGAAGATACTCTAAGTCTACCGAAAGCACCAACAGCTTTTCTGGTTCGAGCTGCTTGGGATTCTGTTTGA